The Planctomycetota bacterium genome window below encodes:
- a CDS encoding beta-ketoacyl-[acyl-carrier-protein] synthase family protein translates to MVEASRRRVVVTGIGCVTPMGHDPETMWRRLLAGESGVGYTSLFDAAQFPTRISAEVRDWNLAKVGENPDEWKKTGRQTRFAVGAACQAMQDAGLRSANPVDPTRFGVYLGAGEGQQDFILFTDMMVAAIDGDQFCATKFAKKGMEILDPQIELEQEPNMPAAHLAALFNAQGPNFNCLTACAASSQAIGEAVEIIRRNDADLMLSGGAHSMIHPFGVTGFNLLTTLSMRNDEPARASRPFEMDRDGFVLGEGGSMLVLEELEHARRRGAKIYGEVIGYGSTADAYRITDTHPEGRGAISCLNMALADAHINPDQVDYINAHGTSTTVNDKVETLAIKQVFGPRAYKLPVSSTKSMMGHLIAAAGATELIVCLLAMRDGALPPTINYDTPDPECDLDYIPNEARKAKCDVAASNSFGFGGQNITLIVSKLR, encoded by the coding sequence ATGGTCGAAGCCTCGCGTCGTCGCGTTGTCGTCACCGGCATTGGTTGCGTGACCCCGATGGGGCACGATCCCGAGACCATGTGGCGCCGCTTGCTGGCCGGCGAGTCGGGCGTGGGCTATACCTCGCTGTTCGACGCCGCCCAGTTCCCCACGCGCATCTCGGCCGAGGTCCGCGATTGGAACCTGGCGAAGGTCGGCGAGAACCCTGACGAATGGAAGAAGACCGGCCGGCAGACGCGCTTTGCCGTCGGCGCCGCGTGCCAGGCAATGCAGGACGCCGGCCTGCGCAGCGCGAACCCCGTTGATCCAACCCGGTTTGGCGTCTACCTGGGGGCGGGCGAAGGGCAGCAGGACTTCATTTTGTTCACCGACATGATGGTGGCGGCCATCGACGGCGACCAATTCTGCGCCACCAAGTTCGCCAAGAAGGGGATGGAAATCCTCGATCCGCAGATCGAGTTGGAACAAGAGCCGAACATGCCGGCGGCCCATCTGGCCGCCTTGTTCAACGCGCAAGGGCCGAACTTCAACTGCCTGACCGCTTGTGCGGCCAGCAGCCAGGCCATCGGCGAAGCCGTCGAGATCATCCGCCGCAATGACGCCGATCTGATGCTCTCGGGGGGCGCCCACAGCATGATCCACCCGTTCGGCGTCACGGGATTCAATCTGCTGACGACCCTCTCGATGCGCAACGACGAGCCGGCCCGGGCCTCGCGGCCGTTCGAAATGGACCGCGATGGTTTCGTGCTGGGCGAAGGGGGCTCGATGCTGGTGCTCGAAGAGTTGGAGCACGCTCGCCGCCGCGGCGCGAAGATTTACGGCGAAGTGATCGGCTATGGCTCGACGGCCGACGCCTACCGCATTACGGATACTCATCCCGAAGGGCGCGGCGCGATCAGTTGCCTGAACATGGCGCTGGCCGACGCGCACATCAACCCTGACCAGGTCGACTACATCAACGCCCACGGCACCAGCACGACGGTCAACGACAAGGTCGAGACCCTGGCCATCAAGCAGGTATTCGGCCCGCGGGCCTACAAGCTGCCCGTGTCGAGCACCAAGAGCATGATGGGGCACCTGATCGCGGCGGCCGGGGCAACCGAGTTGATCGTCTGTCTGTTGGCGATGCGCGACGGGGCGCTCCCCCCGACGATCAATTACGACACGCCGGACCCAGAGTGCGACCTGGACTATATTCCCAACGAAGCGCGAAAGGCCAAGTGCGACGTCGCCGCGTCGAACAGCTTTGGTTTCGGCGGGCAGAATATTACGCTGATCGTTTCCAAGCTGAGATAA
- a CDS encoding beta-hydroxyacyl-ACP dehydratase gives MRWIWIDRFIEFDSGKRAKAVKNVSLAEDHLHDHFPGYPVMPNSLITEGLAQTGGLLVGEVNGFNEKVILAKIPKATFHFPAVPGDQLIYTAVLDHIDADGGRVTATSHVRDKLQAEMEIVFVHLRDGTRARTLFEPKNFVFTMKLLGVFDVGRAPDGSPLQEPPGLKELRGTLAG, from the coding sequence ATGCGTTGGATCTGGATTGATCGCTTTATCGAGTTCGATAGTGGCAAACGCGCCAAGGCGGTCAAGAACGTCTCGCTGGCCGAGGACCACCTGCACGATCACTTCCCCGGCTATCCGGTGATGCCCAACTCGCTGATCACCGAGGGGCTGGCCCAGACGGGCGGCCTGCTGGTGGGCGAAGTAAACGGCTTTAACGAGAAGGTGATTCTGGCCAAGATTCCCAAGGCCACGTTCCACTTTCCGGCCGTGCCGGGGGATCAACTGATCTACACCGCGGTGCTCGATCACATCGACGCCGACGGCGGACGTGTGACGGCCACCAGCCATGTGCGCGACAAGCTGCAGGCCGAGATGGAGATCGTGTTCGTCCACTTGCGCGACGGCACCCGGGCCCGCACGCTGTTCGAGCCCAAGAACTTTGTCTTTACCATGAAACTGCTGGGCGTGTTCGACGTGGGCCGGGCCCCGGACGGGAGCCCCCTGCAAGAACCGCCGGGATTGAAAGAGCTGCGCGGCACGCTGGCCGGTTAG
- a CDS encoding acyl carrier protein: MPTQDEIFAKIRTALVDALGVDDDEVTPEATLVGDLGAESIDFLDIVFRLEKAFSIKVPRGELFPEDILGSTTYVQNGKVTPEGVAELKKRMPFADLSKFETNPVVKDFANQLTVQDMVRYVQSKVG; the protein is encoded by the coding sequence ATGCCGACGCAAGATGAGATTTTCGCCAAGATTCGCACCGCGCTGGTCGACGCCTTGGGCGTGGACGACGACGAAGTGACGCCCGAAGCCACGCTGGTCGGCGACCTGGGGGCCGAGAGCATCGACTTCCTGGACATCGTGTTCCGCCTGGAAAAGGCGTTCAGCATCAAGGTGCCGCGCGGCGAGCTGTTCCCCGAAGATATCTTGGGCAGCACGACCTATGTGCAGAACGGCAAGGTCACGCCCGAAGGCGTGGCCGAGCTGAAGAAGCGGATGCCGTTCGCCGACTTGTCCAAGTTCGAAACGAACCCGGTGGTCAAGGACTTTGCCAACCAGTTGACCGTGCAGGACATGGTCCGGTACGTGCAGAGCAAGGTGGGCTAA
- a CDS encoding beta-hydroxyacyl-ACP dehydratase, with protein sequence MRFTLVDRIVELQSGSKIVATKNLSLAEEYLADHFPGFPVMPGVLMLEALTQASAWLMRATENFAHSTVVLREARNVKYANFVEPGQTLTVTSELMDQGPRTAKFKAQGMVGATLVVSARLELERYNLGDQDPTKGLIDEIVTMKMKELFALLNRTELNQTEVGAAK encoded by the coding sequence ATGAGATTCACGCTCGTCGATCGCATTGTTGAGCTGCAGTCCGGCAGCAAGATCGTTGCCACTAAGAACTTGTCGCTGGCCGAGGAATACCTGGCCGACCATTTTCCTGGCTTTCCGGTCATGCCCGGCGTGCTGATGCTCGAAGCGTTGACCCAGGCCAGCGCCTGGCTGATGCGGGCCACCGAGAACTTCGCCCACAGCACGGTCGTGCTGCGCGAGGCGCGGAATGTGAAATACGCCAACTTCGTCGAGCCGGGTCAGACCTTGACTGTGACGTCGGAGCTGATGGACCAGGGGCCGCGGACGGCCAAGTTCAAGGCGCAAGGGATGGTCGGCGCGACGCTGGTCGTGTCGGCCCGCCTGGAACTGGAACGATACAACCTCGGCGATCAAGACCCGACCAAGGGGCTGATCGACGAGATCGTCACGATGAAGATGAAAGAATTGTTTGCGTTGTTGAATCGGACGGAGTTGAACCAGACCGAAGTCGGCGCGGCCAAGTAG